The Flavobacteriales bacterium nucleotide sequence GAGAATTTCTCCGGTATCAGAATCCTTAAATCCTACGCACGTGAACGAAGCTCCGCACAGGACTTCGACAAGGAAGCACTGGAATACCGAGATCGTTCTCTCGACCTCGTGAAGGTCAACGCGCTCTTTTTCCCGTTGATGATCCTGCTCATCGGTTTATCCACGCTCCTCACGATCTACATTGGAGGACGACTAGCCATAGAGGGAACCATCACCACCGGAAACATTGCCGAATTCGTGATTTATGTGAATATGCTCACCTGGCCGGTGGCCTCCCTGGGTTGGGTAACGAGTATCGTTCAGCGCGCAGCAGCTTCACAAAAGAGGATCAACGAGTTCCTCCATCTCGAACCGGAGATCCGGAATCCGACACTTGAGGATACTCCAATATTAGGGGCTATCTCGTTCAAAGACGTGAGTTTTACTTATCCGGACAGCGGAATCAAGGCTCTTTCGAACATCAACTTCAATATTGCGCCGGGACAAAGTTTGGCCATCGTCGGTAAAACAGGATCCGGAAAAAGTACCGTAGCACATTTGATCGGACGCCTATACGACCCAACCTCCGGGGAAATCCGAATCGATGAACGTCCGCTTGAGAATATCAATCTCAAGAACCTACGAAGCTCCATTGGGTACGTGCCGCAGGAAGGTTACCTGTTTTCTGACACGATCGCGCGCAACATCGCTTTCGGACTCGATGAGTACGATCATGAGCGCATTGAACAAGCCGCACAAGACGCTGATGTTCTACACAACATCCTTGATTTCCCGAAACAATTCGAAACTAGGGTCGGAGAACGTGGGGTGATCCTTTCTGGTGGGCAAAAACAGAGAGTATCCATAGCGCGAGCAATTATCGTTAATCCAACCATTCTCATTTTCGACGATTGTTTATCCGCGGTGGATACGCAAACGGAAGAAACCATTCTTCAAAACCTCAAACGGGTGATGAAGGACCGTACAACGGTTATCATTTCACATCGAGTGAGTTCTGTAAAGCACGCAGATCAAATAATCGTTTTGAGCAATGGAAGCATCATAGAGCGAGGCGATCATCAATCCCTTCTAGAACAAAAGGGCTACTACGCCGACCTTTACGAACAACAGCTTCTCGAAGAGCAAGAATCGTCTTCCGCGAACCGCTCGTAAATTTTTGGAGTATTTTTTTAAGTTTGTAAGAGACCTTACAAACCCAAACTTGATGGAAGGAAAAGAAAGAAGGGATCAGGAGGATATTTATTCCAAGATCCTACGTGCAGGAAGAAGGACTTATTTTTTCGATGTTCGATCGACCAGAGCGAACGATTATTACCTCACCATTACCGAGAGTAAGAAGTTTACCAACGACGACGGATCATTCCACTACAAAAAGCATAAGATTTATCTCTACAAAGAGGATTTTGAAGGATTTCGCGATATGCTTCAGGAAACCACTGATTTCATTCTGAATGAAAAGGGCGACGAGATCATCACCGAAGCACAACACAACGGTGAAAGCCACTCCCCGAAAGAGGCTGTAGAGGCCGTTAAAAACGGTAAGAGCTCGGACAAATTCACCGACGTAAGTTTCGACGACATCTAGTGTTAAAGCCCTCTCCAGAATGAGCAGAATAAGAAAGCCCCGCTGCGTGCGGGGCTTTCTCGTTAATCAAAACCTATTTAACCATGAGAACTTTTATACTCTCCCCTTCATAACCCGGTGAAATTGAAAATGGTTCAACAGCGCAATAAAAAAACTCCGCCCAAGGGACGGAGCTTTTTAATTTCTATTTACCGTTCGTATTAGTGAACGAATTTAGACTGAAGCGTGTTCGATGGACTTACCCACTGAACGTGGTAAATTCCTTTGGCCCAGTCTGCTACTTCGACTTCCATTTTAGTCACATTGGCTTCAGCTGAGGTTTCGTAGACCAATTGACCAGCCGTATTGTAGATCATCAGTGTTTCGTTCCCGTTTACAGCCGGAAGCTCGATGAACAAGCGATCTTCGGCCGGATTCGGATATACGCTCAAATTCGTAGCGCGCAACTCGTTCTCGTCGATCGATACTACAGCATCAAAACGGATATTATCAATGTACAAGTTGTTACTCAGGTCACCTGATATAAACTCGAACATAAACATAACGTGATCATAACCTGATACCGTTCCAATGTTTACGGTTTGAGTAGCCCAATCACTTGATGAAGGAATGAAATTAGTACCTCCAGCGCTTCCGCCAGTAACCAAATCGCCCTCATCCAAGGTCAAGCGAGTAGACCAAGTGACGCCGCAATTGACAGACACCAACACGCGGAGTCTCTCCGTAATATCATCCGGGAAGGCAGCGTTCGTAGCATAAGCGAAGTCAAATACTAAATCACCACTCTGAACAAAAGAAAGATCGTAAGGTGGAGAAACCAAACGGTCAACACGTCCACCTAAACGGTCGTAGTACCATGCCTCTGGAGAAGGAATTTGAGCTCCCGGGTTTACATTCTTCCAGTTCTTCAAACGGACACTTTTAGCACCGTCGCTTGCTGCCTGACCTTCGATAGTGAACTCTTGCTCGTTATCCAAGAAGTTCTCCATTCGCCAGTAGTATCCTTTTTCGTCTTCGAAGCTTTCAACATGGTCGGGTCCAAATACTGCCCAAGATGGAGAAATGTGCACCGCCTGCTTCACGGCAGTGGAAGAACCTTGTGCGTTCGTCACAGTCAAGGTAACATCTTTCCATCCCGCTGAGTTGAAAACTACATTCGGGTTAGCATCTGATGACGTTGCTGGCGTTCCACCCGGGAAGGTCCATGCAAGAGTATAACCATTCGCTTGATAGCTATCGTCGAAGAACTGAACGTTATCACCAACACAAGCAAAAGTGCGTCCAGGATGAAAATCTGCAACCGGTACGCATTCAGGAGCCGATGTAACATCGGTTCCCGTAAAGGCCATGTTACTTGGAGTTGGCAAAATTGGACGCTCAAAAATCAATTGTTCGCGCATCACAGAAGCCTGTTCTGTGGTAAACATTTGCGGCAGTCCACAATCAGCGTAGTCCATGAAGTTCTGAACGTTTTCAATGGTTCCTGGATTACAATCGTCTTTGTCTAAGTCGCAAGCAAAAGATCCGGCAGTCATCGGAGTATCTGAAATACCATCATCACCACACTCGATGTCTACCTGCCCAGAACCCCAAGGGTGCAAGAGACCCAAGTAGTGTCCGGCTTCGTGATTCAAGGTCCAACCATCGTCGTTGCTACCACCGAAAACGGCATCGGCGCGACACATAATTCCGTCGTACCAGAAAATAGTGCCGGGGAAAGTCGCGTAGGCCAATGTAAGACCCGGCCCAGTACTTCCAGAGCCAGCAACCTTGGCGGTGTAAATGTTCAAATAGCGATCAGGAGCCCATTGATCCACTTTTGATGCGTAGTCACCAAATTGAGCTTCTTGAGTTGCAATACGGTTGATACCATCCGTACAGTTCCCCGCGGGATCTTTTGTCGCAAGGCGGAACTCAATGTTAGCCTTTCCGATCAATCCTTGAAAGGCCGGAACGATCTGTGTAGTATCGGCGTTGAGCTTCTCGAAATACTCGTTCATGCGATCAATCTCATTCAAGATGCGCGTTTTTGAGATGTTCTCTGTACCGTATTCATGTAAAACGTGAAAAACCACCGGGATTACCAATACAGTATCTCCCGTAGATGACGTTCTGAAACTGTTTTGGATAAGGGCGTCACGGCGGATCTCCAAATCAGGATAGCGCTCCATCAAATCTTCGTATGCCTGTTGTGTACCACATGGCTCGACCCCGTGCTGGTGCGATTGACCCTGCACCAAGAATCCACCCGTGAGGGCGATAGCGAATAGTAGTTTCTTCATAGTATCAGTTAGATTATTTGTAGCCAGATGGCCAAATATACAATTAACACTAAAATAATGAAAGGCGTTCTTTTCTATAAATCACAAGTCTGGCTAATAGTTCAAAATGAACATCCCGACCAAGGTCAAAATGAAATATGTAGCCAAAGTAGCGGCGCCTTTGTAGTCTTTTGCGATGCGTTGGCCAAAGAACAGCATGATCAGGGCCAAAGCCGAGACCGCTGCTCCATAAAATGCATATGAATTGTCATCGTAGAAGATCAATTGAACGACCCCCAGAGAACTCAGTAATCCGGCCGCGAGTTCAACCAGCGTAACAATACCAAGTAAAAAAGGAACCATTTCTCTTAATCCGGTATCGTCAAAATGCCCCCTCAAGAACTCGACGTTGCCCTTCCAGTCAAAAATCTTATCCGTGCCCGACTCCATGAATAAAATGCCCAAAAAAAGGGCTACCATAATTTGAATCACAATGGTCTGCTCAAAGATCGACGGGCTCAAGACCTGTTGGGCGTCATGAAGAATAATAGCTAGTGACATAGGCAAGTAGGTTTGAGATTAATGGAAAGTTAACAAATAATATCCTGTTGATAAAAAATTGAGGCTTCACAAGGGAG carries:
- a CDS encoding T9SS type A sorting domain-containing protein — protein: MKKLLFAIALTGGFLVQGQSHQHGVEPCGTQQAYEDLMERYPDLEIRRDALIQNSFRTSSTGDTVLVIPVVFHVLHEYGTENISKTRILNEIDRMNEYFEKLNADTTQIVPAFQGLIGKANIEFRLATKDPAGNCTDGINRIATQEAQFGDYASKVDQWAPDRYLNIYTAKVAGSGSTGPGLTLAYATFPGTIFWYDGIMCRADAVFGGSNDDGWTLNHEAGHYLGLLHPWGSGQVDIECGDDGISDTPMTAGSFACDLDKDDCNPGTIENVQNFMDYADCGLPQMFTTEQASVMREQLIFERPILPTPSNMAFTGTDVTSAPECVPVADFHPGRTFACVGDNVQFFDDSYQANGYTLAWTFPGGTPATSSDANPNVVFNSAGWKDVTLTVTNAQGSSTAVKQAVHISPSWAVFGPDHVESFEDEKGYYWRMENFLDNEQEFTIEGQAASDGAKSVRLKNWKNVNPGAQIPSPEAWYYDRLGGRVDRLVSPPYDLSFVQSGDLVFDFAYATNAAFPDDITERLRVLVSVNCGVTWSTRLTLDEGDLVTGGSAGGTNFIPSSSDWATQTVNIGTVSGYDHVMFMFEFISGDLSNNLYIDNIRFDAVVSIDENELRATNLSVYPNPAEDRLFIELPAVNGNETLMIYNTAGQLVYETSAEANVTKMEVEVADWAKGIYHVQWVSPSNTLQSKFVH
- a CDS encoding PUR family DNA/RNA-binding protein, with protein sequence MEGKERRDQEDIYSKILRAGRRTYFFDVRSTRANDYYLTITESKKFTNDDGSFHYKKHKIYLYKEDFEGFRDMLQETTDFILNEKGDEIITEAQHNGESHSPKEAVEAVKNGKSSDKFTDVSFDDI
- a CDS encoding DoxX family membrane protein; the protein is MSLAIILHDAQQVLSPSIFEQTIVIQIMVALFLGILFMESGTDKIFDWKGNVEFLRGHFDDTGLREMVPFLLGIVTLVELAAGLLSSLGVVQLIFYDDNSYAFYGAAVSALALIMLFFGQRIAKDYKGAATLATYFILTLVGMFILNY
- a CDS encoding ABC transporter ATP-binding protein, with amino-acid sequence MMALAHLNKYFWKYKWRFLLGIIFVVISNVFSLVPARMVREGFNTVSKAIEHFQTNALRADVGDLQKTLLTYGLIVIGTALAQGIFMFFMRQTIIVMSRFIEFDLKNEIFQQYQALTIAFYKRNSTGDLMNRISEDVSQVRMYIGPAIMYSINVLSQLILVIGSMLFVNVELTIYALLPMPILSVAIYYVSKEINVRSEQVQRQLSNLSTFVQENFSGIRILKSYARERSSAQDFDKEALEYRDRSLDLVKVNALFFPLMILLIGLSTLLTIYIGGRLAIEGTITTGNIAEFVIYVNMLTWPVASLGWVTSIVQRAAASQKRINEFLHLEPEIRNPTLEDTPILGAISFKDVSFTYPDSGIKALSNINFNIAPGQSLAIVGKTGSGKSTVAHLIGRLYDPTSGEIRIDERPLENINLKNLRSSIGYVPQEGYLFSDTIARNIAFGLDEYDHERIEQAAQDADVLHNILDFPKQFETRVGERGVILSGGQKQRVSIARAIIVNPTILIFDDCLSAVDTQTEETILQNLKRVMKDRTTVIISHRVSSVKHADQIIVLSNGSIIERGDHQSLLEQKGYYADLYEQQLLEEQESSSANRS